One Thiocapsa bogorovii DNA segment encodes these proteins:
- the rlmH gene encoding 23S rRNA (pseudouridine(1915)-N(3))-methyltransferase RlmH: MRVRLIAVGRRMPGWVESGYAEYAKRLPSEFALSLAEIEPGQRGKGCSPERAGAAEGKRILKAIPNGARVVALDGAGEPWSTEALAEQLRTWLAGGRDLALLVGGPEGLAEPCLARADQRWSLSRLTFPHPLVRVIVAEQLYRAWTLVQGHPYHRGG, encoded by the coding sequence ATGCGCGTTCGTCTGATCGCGGTCGGGCGGCGAATGCCCGGATGGGTGGAGTCCGGTTATGCGGAGTATGCCAAGCGTCTCCCTTCCGAGTTTGCGTTGTCTTTGGCCGAGATCGAGCCGGGTCAGCGCGGCAAGGGTTGCAGCCCCGAGCGTGCCGGCGCAGCCGAAGGCAAACGCATTCTGAAGGCGATCCCGAACGGCGCGAGGGTCGTGGCGCTCGACGGAGCAGGGGAACCTTGGAGCACCGAGGCCCTGGCCGAGCAGTTGCGCACCTGGCTGGCCGGGGGGCGCGATCTGGCCTTGCTGGTCGGCGGTCCGGAGGGTTTGGCCGAGCCCTGCCTGGCGCGGGCCGACCAGCGATGGTCCCTGTCCCGGCTGACTTTTCCGCACCCGCTGGTGCGGGTCATCGTCGCCGAGCAGCTCTATCGCGCCTGGACGCTGGTGCAGGGGCATCCGTACCATCGCGGTGGCTGA
- a CDS encoding carbon-nitrogen hydrolase family protein: MKTKPKVGAVQMATGPNVNANLFEAERLIKAAKEKGASLVVLPENFAFMGKRDQDQLALREEDGDGPLQAFLARVAKQQGVWLVGGTIPLAAHDASKTRAACLVFDDRGQRVGRYDKVHLFDVCLPEGGERYQESATIEPGGETLVLDTPFGRMGVAVCYDLRFPEMFRRMLDGGMEILAIPSSFTAITGKAHWETLVRARAIENLAYVIAAAQGGFHINGRETHGHSMIVDPWGTVLAQVPRGSGFICCALDDDYQDSVRRNFPTIDHRRLKCHA; encoded by the coding sequence ATGAAGACAAAACCGAAGGTCGGAGCGGTCCAGATGGCAACCGGTCCAAACGTAAACGCCAACCTCTTCGAGGCGGAGCGCCTCATCAAGGCGGCCAAGGAGAAGGGTGCGAGTCTCGTCGTGCTTCCCGAGAACTTCGCCTTCATGGGCAAACGCGATCAGGATCAACTGGCACTGCGCGAAGAGGACGGCGACGGACCCTTGCAGGCTTTTCTGGCGCGTGTGGCCAAACAGCAGGGCGTTTGGCTCGTCGGCGGGACCATCCCGCTGGCTGCACACGATGCAAGCAAGACTCGGGCGGCCTGTCTGGTGTTCGACGATCGCGGCCAGCGGGTGGGGCGCTACGATAAGGTGCATCTGTTCGACGTCTGTCTGCCCGAGGGTGGGGAGCGCTATCAGGAGTCGGCGACGATCGAACCGGGGGGCGAGACCCTCGTCCTCGACACGCCATTCGGACGCATGGGTGTTGCGGTCTGCTACGATCTGCGTTTTCCGGAGATGTTTCGTCGCATGCTCGACGGCGGGATGGAGATTCTGGCGATCCCTTCATCTTTTACAGCCATCACAGGGAAGGCCCATTGGGAAACCCTGGTGCGCGCCCGGGCCATCGAGAATCTGGCCTACGTGATCGCGGCCGCGCAAGGCGGCTTCCACATCAACGGCCGCGAGACGCACGGCCACAGCATGATCGTCGATCCCTGGGGCACCGTGCTCGCGCAGGTGCCGAGGGGATCGGGCTTCATCTGCTGCGCGCTGGATGACGACTATCAGGATTCGGTCAGACGCAACTTCCCGACGATCGACCATCGTCGTTTGAAATGCCACGCTTAA
- the rng gene encoding ribonuclease G, which produces MSEEILINVTPPETRVAVVENGVVQEIIIERAERCGLVGNIYKGRVCRVLPGMQAAFVDIGLDRAAFLHASDIMGPQGEPRSDQIHELVHEGDRLVVQVVKDPLGSKGARLTTNISVASRYLVCMPALASTGVSQKIEDEDERRRLRDILQRYVDSHEGEGGFIARTAADGVSEESLFRDMAFLAKLWRGIRERCAAATEIGLVHDDLPLAMRALRDLVTPEVERVRIDSRAMVDKAMAFATKYIPEIKERIDYYQGERPLFDLYGVEEEIRKALQRKVQLKSGGHLVIDQTEAMTTIDINTGAFVGHRNLEETIFKTNLEAAQAICRQLRLRNLGGIIIIDFIDMSEDEHKRQVLRALEKCLARDHAKTHITEVSSLGLVEMTRKRTRESLEHVLSEPCPYCGGRGSVKTAQTTCYEIFREILRESRQFDVETLLVLASQEVIDRLLDEESAHLAELEAFIGRPIRLQAEALYTQEQYDVVLI; this is translated from the coding sequence GTGAGCGAAGAGATCCTGATCAATGTCACGCCGCCGGAAACCCGGGTCGCCGTGGTCGAGAACGGCGTGGTGCAGGAGATCATCATCGAGCGCGCGGAGCGTTGCGGTCTGGTCGGTAATATCTACAAGGGGCGGGTCTGTCGGGTCCTGCCCGGGATGCAGGCGGCGTTTGTGGACATTGGCCTGGATCGGGCCGCCTTCCTCCACGCCTCCGACATCATGGGGCCCCAAGGCGAGCCGCGTAGCGACCAGATCCACGAGCTTGTGCACGAGGGCGATCGGCTCGTGGTACAGGTCGTGAAGGACCCGCTGGGGTCCAAGGGTGCGCGTCTGACGACCAACATCTCGGTGGCCTCGCGTTACCTGGTCTGCATGCCTGCTCTGGCGAGTACCGGGGTTTCGCAGAAGATCGAGGACGAGGACGAGCGGCGTCGTTTGCGCGACATCCTGCAGCGCTACGTTGATTCGCACGAGGGCGAGGGCGGCTTCATCGCGCGTACGGCGGCGGATGGCGTGTCGGAGGAGTCGCTGTTTCGCGATATGGCCTTTCTGGCCAAGCTCTGGCGCGGGATCCGCGAACGTTGCGCGGCGGCTACCGAGATCGGTTTGGTCCACGACGACCTGCCGCTGGCCATGCGTGCATTGCGCGACCTGGTGACGCCCGAGGTGGAGCGGGTGCGGATCGACTCGCGGGCGATGGTCGACAAGGCCATGGCCTTTGCGACCAAGTACATCCCCGAGATCAAGGAACGCATCGACTACTATCAAGGCGAGCGCCCGCTGTTCGATCTCTACGGGGTGGAGGAGGAGATTCGCAAGGCGCTTCAGCGCAAGGTTCAGCTCAAGTCCGGCGGCCATCTGGTGATCGACCAGACCGAGGCCATGACCACCATCGACATCAATACCGGTGCCTTCGTCGGCCACCGCAACCTCGAGGAAACGATTTTCAAGACCAACCTGGAAGCGGCCCAGGCGATCTGTCGGCAGTTGAGGTTGCGCAACCTCGGCGGCATCATCATCATCGATTTCATCGACATGTCCGAGGACGAGCACAAGCGCCAGGTGCTGCGTGCCTTGGAGAAGTGTCTCGCACGCGATCACGCCAAGACCCACATCACCGAGGTTTCCTCGCTGGGTCTGGTGGAGATGACCCGCAAGCGCACCCGTGAGTCGCTCGAGCATGTGCTCTCCGAGCCGTGCCCTTATTGCGGCGGGCGCGGCTCGGTGAAGACCGCTCAGACGACCTGCTACGAGATCTTCCGAGAGATCCTGCGCGAGTCGCGTCAGTTCGACGTCGAAACCCTTCTGGTGCTGGCCTCGCAGGAGGTCATCGACCGCCTCCTCGACGAAGAATCGGCCCATCTCGCCGAGCTCGAGGCCTTCATCGGCCGTCCGATCCGCCTCCAGGCCGAGGCGCTCTACACCCAAGAGCAATACGACGTGGTTCTGATCTGA
- a CDS encoding radical SAM protein — translation MYIDIPDFLSTGLQAHDSLLGQPLPSTISIETTNFCNLKCTHCGHSKYPPFRKGHADIELLDRLNPYLGGGRIGALALNESGEPFVATHWRRFLQLAKNIEGLQIAYITNGLLIHKHLDDLIHPRINLSVSVDGATEATYEHFRGPGNFDRLIRNLEDLDKKTRASLHRPPGRTLLTTLSQANVHEMPDIIRLASRLGFTNVGFQFQIFFDEVHFLRESLYFTPSLYDRHLREATTAASVHDIAIQHPDMFEESISDAARQRPRLWRYRDKANRLRCGQIEQMCYLKFDGQVEACCSPDRNRIGNIHENDFLDIWHGHHYRRLRSSFFSGNILSRCENCHLLQSDDVGNAKSHYIRVCRYDGESSRLAQPYQIGSLDREYRDIYLSVTTGRNPIEESIARLHELLFIDDMLHEVINALGVLWACLGDTEKAAAFFRKAFQLRPDDPKISDNYNRVCGEITQQSIDGSV, via the coding sequence ATGTATATCGATATCCCAGATTTTCTTTCTACGGGCCTGCAGGCTCACGATTCTCTTCTCGGGCAGCCCTTGCCATCCACGATTAGTATCGAGACGACCAATTTCTGCAACTTGAAATGCACTCACTGCGGCCATTCCAAATACCCGCCATTCCGGAAAGGCCATGCCGATATCGAGCTACTGGATAGGTTGAACCCATACCTTGGAGGCGGAAGGATCGGAGCGCTGGCGCTCAACGAGAGTGGTGAACCCTTCGTTGCGACGCATTGGCGTCGATTTCTCCAGCTTGCCAAGAACATCGAAGGGCTTCAAATCGCGTATATCACCAATGGGCTACTGATTCACAAGCATCTTGATGATTTGATACATCCCCGAATCAACTTGAGCGTTTCGGTCGATGGCGCCACCGAGGCGACCTACGAGCACTTTCGAGGTCCGGGAAACTTCGACAGGTTGATCCGTAACCTTGAGGACCTCGATAAGAAGACCCGTGCTTCTTTGCATCGCCCACCGGGGCGGACGCTCCTGACGACGCTGTCGCAGGCCAACGTCCATGAAATGCCCGATATCATTAGGCTTGCGAGCCGTCTTGGATTTACAAACGTCGGCTTCCAATTCCAAATTTTCTTCGATGAGGTACATTTTCTCCGGGAGTCGTTGTATTTTACGCCCTCACTCTATGATCGCCATCTCCGTGAAGCAACTACCGCCGCAAGCGTGCACGACATCGCTATTCAGCATCCCGATATGTTCGAGGAGAGCATTTCGGACGCCGCACGTCAACGGCCTCGTCTATGGCGCTACCGAGATAAAGCGAATCGGCTGCGGTGTGGCCAAATCGAGCAGATGTGCTATTTAAAATTCGATGGGCAGGTGGAGGCTTGCTGCAGTCCGGATCGAAATCGCATTGGGAATATCCATGAAAACGATTTCTTAGATATTTGGCATGGACATCATTATCGGAGACTCAGAAGCAGCTTCTTTTCTGGCAACATTCTCTCCCGCTGTGAAAATTGCCACTTGCTTCAAAGTGATGACGTCGGCAATGCTAAAAGTCATTATATCCGTGTCTGCCGATATGATGGCGAATCGAGTCGCCTTGCGCAGCCTTACCAAATAGGGTCGCTTGATCGAGAGTATCGGGATATTTACCTGTCCGTTACGACAGGTCGCAACCCGATAGAGGAATCTATCGCGAGACTGCATGAATTGTTGTTCATCGATGACATGCTTCATGAAGTTATCAATGCCTTGGGCGTTCTTTGGGCTTGCTTGGGTGATACGGAGAAGGCAGCGGCCTTCTTTCGGAAGGCGTTTCAGCTCCGCCCCGATGACCCGAAAATTAGCGATAACTACAATCGTGTATGTGGAGAGATCACTCAACAGAGTATAGATGGGTCAGTTTGA
- a CDS encoding YfdX family protein produces the protein MTKQNLVAAAMASVLSAGMIVSGVTPVFAAEKAPASTPAPAPEQAKDVATEDAVEKDFVKVSEDALLTMRDLHSARLAIFNGLTDQARTYVDASVARVEDAVKDAEKYALATKKPPMDDSYVPFDASLTVMDTLEPSPEKAEHIKKANNHLRRGEKKEALEVLKVGEIDVAVTAGLVPLKFAKEHIDDAAKLIGEGKYYEANLALKAVEDAVVIETFALDAVPEPQGKS, from the coding sequence ATGACCAAGCAAAATCTGGTCGCGGCAGCGATGGCCTCCGTCCTGTCTGCCGGTATGATCGTTTCGGGTGTGACCCCGGTCTTCGCCGCGGAGAAGGCCCCTGCAAGCACGCCGGCTCCGGCACCCGAACAGGCCAAGGACGTGGCAACGGAGGATGCGGTGGAGAAGGATTTCGTCAAGGTTTCGGAAGACGCATTGCTGACGATGCGCGACCTTCACAGTGCTCGGCTTGCGATCTTCAACGGCCTCACGGATCAGGCGCGGACCTATGTCGATGCATCCGTCGCGCGGGTCGAGGATGCGGTGAAGGATGCGGAAAAATACGCGCTCGCGACCAAAAAGCCGCCGATGGACGACAGCTACGTCCCGTTCGATGCAAGCTTGACGGTGATGGATACCCTGGAGCCCAGCCCCGAGAAGGCCGAGCACATCAAGAAGGCCAACAACCACCTGCGCAGGGGTGAGAAGAAGGAGGCCCTCGAGGTCCTAAAGGTCGGCGAGATCGACGTTGCGGTCACGGCCGGCTTGGTTCCGTTGAAATTTGCCAAAGAACATATCGACGACGCCGCAAAACTGATCGGCGAGGGCAAGTACTACGAGGCCAACCTCGCATTGAAGGCGGTCGAGGACGCCGTGGTGATCGAGACCTTTGCGCTCGATGCCGTCCCCGAGCCGCAGGGGAAAAGCTAA
- a CDS encoding YhdP family protein: protein MRRLVSVAVVVATTALVLAALAATAARFALPLTEADNRWVAAMLGERLGYQVELGSASLRLSGLGPRLSVRDIRLSDPRSDKDVIVLDGLEIGIDPLASLRMGVPQITALTLVGSRLAMRLDQKGRLQLDGLELLSRSDSRALEFLLTQAQVELHLGEILMRDDRPETLLEGLRLTNARLRLVNDGDRHILSASAGLLPLGSAAASIWGDPGPNRLDLIAELSGPSADPLAWSGRVYAGLDAGDLGGILRGNGFSAVNVRNDRVAIEGWSRIGSGRLEHALFRVDLAGLRLGPPNQTDASHGERALRVEHLDAVIRARPSGDGWHLQVGDLHGRAAGRDLPRLDLDLLLNSEQRPERLRLASAPLDLAAAASMLAVSPWALPKALSELIALKPHGRVEDPLLRVDWVPEQPPRWQANAAVSDLGWDRSGSLPGVDGLAVRLRADREGGEARVGSAGLALDLRPLFSDPLALDRLSTWFDWRIDPSGAARISARNLTFENADLAGRARLALDLPADGSSPRMDLRASFHDGEGSRVRPYLPVGIMHPDLVSWLERAVVSGRIPQADLVFRGPLAAYPFRGHDGRFELLLEIEDAVLDYLDDWPEIRNAAGRLRFVGQALAIELDRGRILDSRLVRAHAEIPELWGAPGMAIVGETEGPFSDGLRALIETPLAKDLGRLAGSLEVSGDSRLRLAIDLPFIKGRELGVEGRLSWPKPATLAIRDTAVELSRLGGEVTFTEKSLASEALEAVLWDRPVGLSIATLKPGVADASVTRIAARARTPARELARRFPSPSWELVSGEIDWNLDVTIRNRDVRSAALPLEYRLASPLKGLAIDLPAPLGKSASARRDLDLVGELVPGRSLRVAGHLGEVAGELMFDLGVSPVPAMRAHVRLGSETAPSPQGEGVFLDGRLADLDLVEWLGRLEALSIGKQDDESPRATGPPAWLRGADLRIDRLGLGGPRLSEVDLRLTPIDTGSLRKGWEVAVRADELAGAVEIPATSDVPVRIALERLDLLAFQDAPEKVQSEPSVVLVDEPFRGLRPIDVRIARLSWGDAVLGTLEIDLRSDLLGLRLPSIRLLGDGLVSAEGDGAWRASDGGGRSALSMRVESLDSGVLLRALDSQNRLEGAPMQAQLMLDWPGGFGDFELARALGFVDVEVGSGRLLEVEPGVGRVLGFLNLSALKRRLSMDFTDLYGQGFAFEEMRGRVRIADGKAALDDFTIEGPASKVIVSGSSDLVNQRFDQSVVVEPRIGSSVALASAVAGGPVVGAAVYLVDRIAGNAIDRLGRYRYRVSGPWSNPDVSRVGWDPAVGAESSTSPSPEAAPTPPAPNHFLD, encoded by the coding sequence ATGCGACGTCTCGTCTCGGTCGCCGTCGTGGTCGCAACGACTGCACTGGTGCTGGCCGCACTTGCTGCGACGGCTGCGCGCTTTGCGCTGCCGCTGACCGAGGCCGACAATCGCTGGGTCGCCGCCATGCTGGGGGAGCGGCTCGGCTATCAGGTGGAGCTGGGTTCGGCATCTTTGCGTCTCTCGGGACTCGGCCCACGTCTGAGCGTGCGCGACATTCGGCTGTCGGATCCTCGCAGCGACAAGGATGTGATCGTCCTCGACGGACTTGAGATCGGGATTGATCCTCTCGCGTCCCTGCGCATGGGTGTGCCGCAGATCACCGCCCTCACCCTTGTCGGCTCGCGGCTTGCCATGCGTCTGGATCAGAAGGGCCGTCTCCAGCTCGATGGTCTGGAGCTGTTGAGCCGCAGCGACTCGCGCGCGCTGGAGTTTCTGCTGACGCAAGCTCAGGTCGAGCTGCACTTGGGCGAAATACTGATGCGCGACGATCGACCCGAGACGTTGCTCGAGGGGCTGCGGCTGACGAACGCCAGACTGCGTCTCGTCAACGACGGCGATCGCCACATCTTGAGCGCAAGCGCGGGGCTTCTGCCGCTCGGTTCCGCCGCAGCGTCGATATGGGGCGATCCCGGCCCGAACCGTCTGGACCTGATCGCCGAGCTCTCCGGTCCGTCGGCCGATCCACTCGCCTGGAGCGGACGCGTCTATGCCGGCCTGGATGCGGGCGACTTGGGAGGGATCCTTCGCGGCAATGGGTTTTCGGCAGTCAACGTCCGCAACGACCGCGTCGCGATCGAAGGTTGGTCGCGGATCGGCTCCGGGCGTTTGGAGCATGCGTTGTTTCGGGTCGATCTCGCCGGCCTGCGTCTGGGGCCGCCGAATCAGACCGATGCGTCGCACGGGGAGCGTGCGCTGCGCGTCGAGCATCTGGACGCGGTGATCCGAGCTCGGCCGAGTGGCGATGGTTGGCATCTGCAGGTCGGCGATCTGCACGGGCGTGCAGCGGGCCGTGATCTGCCACGGCTCGACCTTGACCTTCTTTTGAATTCGGAGCAACGGCCCGAGCGATTGCGCCTGGCGAGTGCCCCGCTGGACCTTGCCGCCGCAGCGTCCATGCTTGCGGTCTCCCCTTGGGCGTTGCCGAAGGCCCTGTCAGAGCTCATCGCCCTCAAGCCACACGGGCGTGTCGAAGATCCGCTGCTGAGGGTCGACTGGGTCCCCGAGCAACCACCGCGCTGGCAGGCGAACGCTGCGGTGTCCGACCTCGGCTGGGATCGCTCGGGGTCGCTTCCGGGGGTCGACGGGCTTGCGGTGCGGTTGCGCGCCGACCGCGAGGGCGGTGAGGCCCGCGTGGGCTCCGCCGGGCTCGCGCTGGATCTGCGTCCGCTCTTCAGCGATCCGCTCGCGCTCGACCGTCTGTCCACATGGTTCGACTGGCGGATCGATCCCTCCGGGGCGGCTCGGATCTCGGCGCGGAATCTGACCTTCGAGAATGCGGATCTGGCCGGCCGCGCGAGGCTCGCGCTGGACCTCCCGGCGGACGGTTCCAGCCCCCGAATGGATCTGCGCGCGAGTTTTCATGACGGCGAGGGCTCGCGCGTGCGCCCCTATCTGCCGGTCGGCATCATGCATCCGGATTTGGTGAGCTGGTTGGAACGCGCCGTCGTCTCAGGCCGTATACCGCAGGCCGATCTGGTCTTTCGTGGTCCGCTCGCAGCCTATCCATTCCGTGGGCATGACGGGCGGTTCGAGCTGCTGCTCGAGATCGAGGATGCGGTCCTCGACTACCTGGACGACTGGCCCGAGATCCGGAACGCGGCCGGGCGGCTTCGCTTTGTCGGCCAGGCCCTCGCGATCGAGCTCGACCGAGGTCGCATCCTCGACAGTCGACTCGTCCGTGCGCACGCGGAGATCCCGGAGCTCTGGGGAGCGCCGGGCATGGCGATTGTCGGCGAGACCGAGGGCCCCTTCTCCGACGGTCTGCGCGCATTGATCGAGACCCCTTTGGCGAAGGATCTGGGGCGGCTCGCCGGGAGCCTTGAGGTCAGCGGCGACTCGCGGCTCCGGCTCGCGATCGATCTGCCCTTCATCAAGGGCAGGGAGCTTGGTGTGGAGGGTCGTCTGTCCTGGCCGAAGCCGGCGACCCTGGCGATTCGAGACACGGCGGTCGAGCTTTCGCGGCTTGGCGGCGAGGTGACTTTCACCGAGAAGAGCCTTGCCTCGGAGGCGCTCGAAGCGGTGCTCTGGGACCGGCCGGTGGGTCTTTCCATCGCCACCCTGAAACCGGGTGTTGCGGACGCCTCGGTCACACGGATCGCGGCGCGGGCCCGCACGCCCGCGAGGGAGCTCGCGCGGCGCTTTCCGAGCCCTTCTTGGGAGCTCGTGAGCGGCGAGATCGACTGGAATCTCGACGTGACCATCCGCAACCGCGACGTGCGCTCCGCAGCGCTGCCGCTCGAGTATCGTCTGGCCTCGCCGTTGAAGGGGCTCGCAATCGACCTGCCGGCGCCCTTGGGCAAGAGCGCCTCGGCGAGGCGCGATCTCGATCTTGTCGGTGAGCTGGTGCCGGGACGGTCGCTGCGCGTTGCCGGTCATCTGGGCGAGGTGGCCGGCGAGCTGATGTTCGATCTCGGTGTGTCGCCGGTACCCGCGATGCGGGCCCATGTGCGTCTCGGCAGCGAGACCGCGCCGTCGCCCCAGGGCGAGGGCGTCTTCTTGGACGGGCGCTTGGCCGATCTCGACCTGGTCGAATGGTTGGGGCGACTGGAGGCGCTCTCGATCGGGAAGCAGGACGACGAGTCGCCGCGGGCGACTGGCCCGCCGGCGTGGCTTCGTGGCGCCGATCTGCGGATCGATCGCCTCGGGTTGGGCGGACCGCGTTTGAGCGAAGTCGACCTGCGTCTCACGCCGATCGACACGGGGTCGTTGCGCAAGGGCTGGGAGGTTGCCGTGCGAGCCGACGAGCTCGCAGGCGCGGTCGAAATCCCGGCGACGAGCGATGTGCCCGTGCGTATCGCTCTGGAGCGGCTCGATCTGCTTGCCTTTCAGGATGCGCCGGAGAAGGTTCAATCCGAGCCTTCGGTCGTGCTCGTGGACGAGCCGTTCCGCGGCCTTCGTCCCATCGACGTGCGAATCGCACGCCTGAGTTGGGGCGATGCCGTGCTGGGAACGCTGGAGATCGACCTGCGCTCGGACCTGCTGGGCCTGCGCCTGCCGAGCATCCGGCTGCTCGGCGACGGGCTGGTCTCCGCCGAGGGCGATGGGGCATGGAGGGCGTCCGACGGCGGAGGTCGCAGCGCGCTCTCGATGCGTGTCGAGTCCCTCGACTCGGGTGTCTTGCTTCGGGCGCTGGATTCGCAGAATCGCCTCGAGGGTGCGCCGATGCAGGCGCAGTTGATGCTTGATTGGCCGGGCGGATTCGGCGACTTCGAGCTGGCGCGGGCACTCGGTTTCGTGGATGTCGAGGTGGGCTCGGGACGGCTGTTGGAGGTCGAGCCCGGGGTCGGGCGGGTGCTCGGGTTCCTGAACCTCAGTGCCTTGAAGCGGCGTCTGTCGATGGACTTCACCGATCTCTATGGCCAGGGCTTTGCCTTCGAGGAGATGCGGGGTCGGGTTCGGATCGCCGACGGCAAGGCGGCCTTAGACGACTTCACCATCGAGGGCCCGGCGAGCAAGGTAATCGTCAGCGGGTCGAGCGATTTGGTGAATCAGCGTTTCGACCAGAGTGTCGTCGTGGAACCGCGGATCGGCTCGAGCGTTGCGCTGGCCAGCGCGGTTGCCGGCGGTCCGGTCGTGGGAGCCGCCGTCTATCTGGTCGATCGGATTGCGGGCAATGCGATCGACCGTCTCGGGCGTTACCGCTACCGAGTGAGCGGGCCCTGGAGTAATCCGGACGTCAGCCGGGTCGGCTGGGATCCGGCGGTCGGTGCGGAGTCATCAACCTCGCCTTCGCCCGAGGCCGCGCCGACGCCGCCGGCGCCGAATCACTTTCTGGATTGA
- a CDS encoding sulfurtransferase has protein sequence MRENLVDAPTLLAGIGDPDLRLFDCRFSLTDPEAGRRTYAEGHLPGAAYADLDVNLSSRIRPNTGRHPLPDPAHLAAWLGDCGVTPRTRVVVYDDVGGGFAVRLWWLLRWIGHDRVALLGGGLQAWIAAGDALTREVPRHEPGELIARPDDTRWITTEALAADLNTGRVTLIDARAPERFRGDSEPIDPVAGHIPGAINLPLTDNLDADGRFLSADRLRERFTRSIGQAQPSSVVHSCGSGVNACHNLLAMELAGLQGSRLYAGSWSEWIRSPERPVATGPD, from the coding sequence GTGAGAGAGAATCTCGTCGACGCGCCGACCCTGCTCGCCGGCATCGGAGATCCGGACCTGCGACTGTTTGACTGCCGCTTCTCCCTGACCGACCCGGAGGCTGGACGTCGAACCTACGCGGAGGGCCATCTTCCCGGGGCCGCTTACGCCGATCTCGACGTGAATCTGTCCTCCCGGATCCGACCGAACACGGGGCGCCATCCCTTGCCCGATCCAGCGCATCTCGCTGCCTGGCTCGGCGACTGCGGCGTGACGCCAAGGACTCGCGTGGTCGTCTACGACGATGTGGGCGGCGGATTCGCCGTGAGGCTCTGGTGGCTGCTGCGTTGGATCGGGCACGACCGAGTCGCCTTACTCGGCGGAGGGCTTCAAGCCTGGATCGCCGCGGGCGACGCACTAACGCGAGAGGTCCCTCGTCACGAGCCCGGGGAGCTGATCGCCAGGCCCGACGACACCCGTTGGATCACCACCGAGGCGCTCGCCGCCGATCTGAACACCGGCCGGGTAACCCTGATCGACGCACGCGCACCCGAGCGCTTCCGCGGTGACAGCGAGCCCATCGATCCGGTCGCGGGCCACATCCCGGGCGCGATCAATCTACCGTTGACGGATAACCTGGATGCGGACGGCCGGTTCCTCTCCGCAGACCGTCTTCGCGAACGCTTCACGCGATCGATCGGACAAGCCCAGCCGTCATCCGTCGTCCACAGCTGCGGCTCCGGCGTGAATGCTTGCCACAACCTCTTGGCGATGGAGCTCGCGGGCCTGCAGGGATCGCGACTCTATGCCGGGTCTTGGAGCGAATGGATCCGGTCACCCGAGCGACCGGTCGCAACGGGGCCGGACTGA
- a CDS encoding Maf family protein translates to MPQPRSDIDTDHHIYLASRSPRRLALLEQIGVRVALVEAETDEARRPGESPETYVRRVALEKARAGRAAVSEDERRPVLAADTAVVLGDMTLGKPTDLASAARMLSALSGRSHRVLTAVALIAGERELADLSESLVTFRALSEAEILSYWDTGEPCDKAGAYGIQGIGALFVSNLQGSYSGVMGLPLFETGRLLGTAGIQVIGSASGAG, encoded by the coding sequence ATGCCCCAGCCCCGGTCAGACATCGACACCGACCATCACATCTATCTCGCCTCGCGCTCGCCGCGGCGGCTCGCGCTCTTGGAGCAGATCGGCGTGCGGGTGGCCCTCGTCGAGGCCGAGACGGACGAGGCGCGGCGGCCGGGCGAGTCGCCCGAGACCTATGTTCGGCGTGTTGCCTTGGAGAAGGCGCGAGCCGGTCGCGCCGCGGTTTCCGAGGACGAGCGGCGACCCGTGCTGGCGGCGGACACCGCGGTCGTCCTCGGAGACATGACCCTCGGTAAGCCCACGGATCTGGCTTCCGCTGCGCGCATGCTAAGCGCCTTGTCCGGGCGCTCGCACCGCGTCCTGACCGCGGTGGCCCTGATCGCCGGCGAGCGCGAGCTGGCCGATCTGAGCGAGAGTCTGGTGACCTTTCGCGCTTTGAGTGAGGCCGAGATCCTGAGCTACTGGGACACCGGTGAGCCATGCGACAAGGCCGGCGCCTACGGTATTCAGGGCATCGGCGCGCTGTTCGTGTCAAACCTGCAAGGCAGCTACTCGGGCGTGATGGGGCTGCCGCTCTTCGAGACGGGTCGACTGCTCGGCACAGCTGGGATCCAGGTGATCGGGTCGGCGTCCGGCGCAGGTTGA